One window of Klebsiella quasivariicola genomic DNA carries:
- the dapB gene encoding 4-hydroxy-tetrahydrodipicolinate reductase: MHDAQIRVAIAGAGGRMGRQLIQAALQMEGVALGAALEREGSSLVGSDAGELAGAGKAGVTVQSSLSAVKDDFDVLIDFTRPEGTLNHLAFCREHGKGMVIGTTGFDDAGKLAIRDAAEEIAIVFAANFSVGVNVLLKLLEKAAKVMGDYTDIEIIEAHHRHKVDAPSGTALAMGEAIAGALNKDLKDCAVYSREGHTGERVPGTIGFATVRAGDIVGEHTAMFADIGERIEITHKASSRMTFANGAVRSALWLKAKKNGLFDMRDVLDLNAL; the protein is encoded by the coding sequence ATGCATGATGCACAAATCCGCGTGGCCATCGCCGGCGCGGGCGGCCGGATGGGACGCCAGTTAATTCAGGCTGCGCTGCAGATGGAAGGCGTGGCGCTGGGCGCGGCGCTGGAGCGCGAAGGATCCAGTCTGGTGGGCAGCGATGCCGGCGAGCTGGCGGGCGCAGGAAAAGCGGGCGTTACGGTGCAAAGCAGCCTGTCGGCGGTTAAAGACGATTTCGACGTCCTGATCGATTTTACCCGCCCGGAAGGCACGCTGAACCACCTGGCCTTCTGCCGTGAACATGGTAAAGGGATGGTTATTGGCACCACCGGGTTTGACGACGCGGGCAAACTGGCGATTCGCGATGCTGCCGAGGAGATTGCCATTGTCTTCGCCGCTAACTTTAGCGTCGGCGTCAACGTCCTGTTAAAGCTGCTGGAGAAGGCGGCGAAGGTGATGGGCGACTATACCGACATCGAAATTATCGAAGCGCACCACCGGCATAAAGTGGATGCGCCGTCAGGCACCGCGCTGGCGATGGGCGAAGCGATCGCCGGCGCATTGAACAAAGATCTGAAGGACTGCGCCGTTTACAGTCGTGAAGGTCATACCGGCGAACGTGTCCCGGGCACTATCGGCTTTGCGACCGTCCGTGCAGGCGACATCGTCGGAGAGCATACCGCGATGTTTGCTGATATCGGCGAGCGTATTGAAATCACCCATAAAGCGTCCAGCCGAATGACGTTTGCTAATGGCGCCGTTCGTTCAGCTTTATGGCTGAAAGCTAAGAAAAATGGCCTATTTGATATGCGTGATGTGCTGGATCTGAATGCTTTATAA
- the citG gene encoding triphosphoribosyl-dephospho-CoA synthase CitG, whose amino-acid sequence MNNVLIHPPRLQRVTAMTADEIVSAVERALLTEVRLTPKPGLVDIRNAGAHHDMDLASFEASTAVVAPWMEKFYIMGHDTAAVAPEQVLMMLRPVGMACENDMLEVTGGVNTHRGAIFAFGLLSAAAGRLASKGEPMEQHRLCDQVARFCRGMVMQELSSANGERLSKGEAHFLRYGLAGARGEAESGFLTVRTQALPVFNRVMAETSDSNLALLQTLLHLMAWNDDTNLVSRGGLAGLNYVQQEAQRLLWQGGVLADDGLEAMRQFDDELIARHLSPGGSADLLAVTWFLSAFPGGALFPQ is encoded by the coding sequence ATGAACAACGTGTTAATCCATCCTCCGCGTTTGCAGCGCGTGACGGCAATGACTGCAGATGAGATCGTCAGCGCGGTGGAGCGCGCACTGTTAACCGAAGTTCGCCTGACCCCCAAGCCTGGGTTAGTGGATATTCGTAACGCTGGCGCGCACCACGATATGGATTTGGCCTCGTTTGAAGCCAGCACCGCCGTGGTGGCCCCGTGGATGGAAAAGTTTTATATCATGGGCCACGATACCGCGGCGGTCGCGCCGGAGCAGGTATTGATGATGCTGCGCCCGGTGGGAATGGCCTGCGAGAACGATATGCTGGAAGTGACCGGCGGAGTGAATACCCATCGGGGGGCGATCTTCGCTTTTGGTCTGCTGAGCGCGGCGGCAGGCAGGCTGGCGTCGAAGGGAGAGCCGATGGAACAACATCGGCTGTGCGATCAGGTGGCACGCTTCTGTCGCGGCATGGTTATGCAGGAATTATCCTCGGCTAACGGGGAGCGACTCAGTAAAGGCGAGGCTCATTTTCTGCGTTATGGCCTCGCCGGCGCGCGCGGCGAGGCAGAGAGTGGATTCCTGACGGTGCGCACCCAGGCGTTGCCGGTCTTTAACCGTGTGATGGCGGAAACCAGCGACAGCAACCTGGCGCTGCTGCAAACCCTGCTGCACCTGATGGCGTGGAATGATGATACTAATCTCGTCTCGCGCGGCGGGCTGGCCGGGCTGAACTATGTCCAGCAGGAAGCGCAGCGATTGCTGTGGCAGGGAGGCGTGCTGGCTGACGATGGACTGGAGGCGATGCGCCAGTTTGACGATGAGCTGATTGCCCGCCACCTCAGCCCCGGCGGCAGCGCTGATTTACTGGCGGTGACCTGGTTTTTATCCGCCTTTCCTGGCGGCGCGCTTTTCCCGCAGTAA
- the carA gene encoding glutamine-hydrolyzing carbamoyl-phosphate synthase small subunit — protein MIKSALLVLEDGTQFHGRAIGATGTAVGEVVFNTSMTGYQEILTDPSYSRQIVTLTYPHIGNVGTNAADEESSQVHAQGLVIRDLPLIASNFRSTEDLSSYLKRHNIVAIADIDTRKLTRLLREKGAQNGCIIAGDSPDAQLALEKAKAFPGLNGMDLAKEVTTAETYSWTQGSWTLAGDLPEAKAESELPFHVVAYDFGAKRNILRMLVDRGCRLTVVPAKTSAADVLALNPDGIFLSNGPGDPAPCDYAIEAIEKFLETDIPVFGICLGHQLLALASGARTIKMKFGHHGGNHPVKDIDNNVVMITAQNHGFAVDEATLPANLRVTHKSLFDGTLQGIHRTDKPAFSFQGHPEASPGPHDAAPLFDHFIELIELYRQSAK, from the coding sequence TTGATTAAGTCAGCGCTATTGGTTCTGGAAGACGGAACCCAGTTTCACGGTCGGGCCATCGGGGCAACCGGCACGGCGGTTGGGGAAGTCGTTTTCAATACTTCAATGACCGGTTATCAAGAAATCCTCACTGATCCTTCCTATTCCCGCCAAATCGTCACTCTTACTTATCCTCATATTGGTAATGTCGGCACCAACGCCGCCGATGAAGAATCTTCTCAGGTGCATGCGCAGGGTCTGGTTATTCGCGACCTGCCGCTGATTGCCAGCAACTTCCGCAGTACTGAAGACCTCTCTTCTTATCTGAAGCGCCATAACATCGTGGCGATTGCCGATATCGATACCCGCAAGCTGACGCGTCTGCTGCGTGAGAAAGGGGCGCAAAACGGCTGCATCATCGCGGGCGACAGCCCGGATGCCCAGCTGGCGCTGGAAAAAGCGAAAGCGTTCCCGGGCCTGAACGGCATGGATCTGGCGAAGGAAGTCACCACCGCAGAAACCTACAGCTGGACGCAAGGCAGCTGGACCCTGGCGGGCGATCTGCCGGAAGCGAAAGCGGAAAGCGAGCTGCCGTTCCACGTCGTGGCATATGACTTCGGTGCGAAACGCAACATCCTGCGCATGCTGGTTGACCGCGGCTGCCGCCTGACGGTGGTGCCGGCGAAGACCTCCGCCGCGGACGTACTGGCGCTGAATCCGGACGGTATCTTCCTCTCCAACGGCCCTGGCGACCCGGCGCCGTGCGATTACGCTATCGAGGCGATTGAAAAATTCCTCGAGACCGATATTCCGGTGTTCGGCATCTGCCTTGGCCATCAGCTGCTGGCGCTGGCGAGCGGTGCCAGGACCATTAAGATGAAGTTCGGTCACCACGGCGGCAACCATCCGGTTAAAGATATCGACAACAATGTGGTGATGATCACCGCCCAGAACCACGGTTTCGCGGTGGATGAAGCCACGCTGCCGGCTAACCTGCGCGTGACCCACAAGTCGCTGTTCGACGGCACCCTGCAGGGGATCCATCGTACCGATAAACCGGCGTTCAGCTTCCAGGGCCACCCGGAAGCGAGCCCGGGGCCGCACGATGCCGCACCGCTGTTCGACCACTTTATCGAGTTAATTGAGCTCTACCGTCAGTCCGCGAAATAA